The following proteins come from a genomic window of Maylandia zebra isolate NMK-2024a linkage group LG22, Mzebra_GT3a, whole genome shotgun sequence:
- the ahdc1 gene encoding transcription factor Gibbin: MSSLSDHLHSGQTGAPVGCGEARAEEKGCVPGLEELEALEGAEFWTRELTLQGGFQDPSHDGLTLVTSDHIPSSSPSALANGLHLQRRLGHSSCRRRQTETHTTAETHTFAETFRNMQTHIDPDVHAQAFSHANMENCGLTDVNSHAASVGPELSKSLTPEAIHSPQPLSLALGNHPASTNQLAAPVRTAETDVPSTFCPVPAGPNSNTDSSPLPIETEKKYALRSSGRPRFPCHLRKSSRLRRSIEDGGKKAGREKGGEEDEEVLEEKIWRVKEEEVAVGDKEEHSSVEAVLPAVTSHTDTALALTVPKPVPKAIPKPGPRLGYRPGPKSRSRPSTKPVHKAGPKSVMKQRQAAQAIHDHATPHLSFGNTPTIPGSLLTMKEEPVAELRVCPPSNGRRGRFVGVRRIVVKVARIPVSLSRRQKSYKISNLETITGTEKSNDGNVEGSEAAREPTALLRMKNNGKSVMVMFPPGELPVILKRRRGRPPKQPLPGIQGEPPNAGNPGGNGDQSKKPRRRRRTKLPYPYPSYVNDTNDVKTEYGDVLSKLAFLNRQPPATGRCSPPRCWTPSEPESFHTPSENPGISTLLHRLTGFRRPRGGRGGGVGRGGGGAGGIGGRECNKSTFSDFFESIGKKRKLSPLSEHGLPRKRGKGVGGGGVGRGGGVVGTVPGGEKIVRRRRMKKNGAFKGSGVSMGQDWPNGAGGWGEEGPMDKQKGLGGYQLCGTPRGGFSSCELGRGGAYSSPGGSRGVGPAGEDSQGLFAGYFRSLLDSDDSSDLLDISSAQSDPRKASSTPGYEPSSPATSHNWSTAFSKWSTKGASSGAEGSGQTPGSSSRPPYSYASLAQTSPTTSTYPKSTPPSLSHSPSSPHPASYGHYSSGYSCSSPVVPQRSSDCSWSGNNIGKANPVGPMGYSSYQATAKRGYGGYPSASHSSAMRGDSTGPTSPGGGYMSVAKSSPFSSFSLEGYKQYNPNQWNFRQGYSGWSTDSFGPQYHGYSEYGSNESKDILDISNYTPQKAKRQPFPESLSESSSDSSHLGSTATNSGPSSTCGTYKQNEVVSVSGEGGQSSLSSLEKLMMDWHESASGPSYNWSQNVLFQGGGTNKPGRGRRKRTEPHLEKEGVSALHSDSPSSPSPTPAPGPKRGGVGGRGRGSRGGRGGLSPCQRERPAGSKGRGKAASTSAVGPAVSAVGPEGSGLFQEGLDYYSGDSSSLSPLATPNPAPPSSYLQDPCEYPSPYSAHPSTPSSEERYPALYPGESSSSLSPSVSSPPYPPKPTPPPHQSYHLVPSRTFSPSCSPSPRLTPHCGTALSPSHRPPLKDPQFSQYDSPSYCSSPYWYGQTSHSGSPSPHAHSNTAVHAHSNPHASPHGSTPANSLSSPNANTHTHLTPTPHDAHHPSTQPHLSSHTNTHPTSHLQSSPLSHSNNQPHLNAHTNLNTHLPSHTHSNPSPGLHCHATPMLYEERSPPAAITPHKRDMTSHAMSTGHRQGPLPHSPYPKPPLDSSPHQEDTSGYSVPQQSYQGMGHRYPSQAAQGGGVLCQLLDPAGDDSFSVTSL, from the exons ATGAGTAGCTTATCAGATCACCTGCATTCAGGCCAAACTGGGGCTCCAGTGGGCTGTGGTGAGGCTCGGGCTGAAGAAAAGGGGTGTGTGCCGGGGCTCGAGGAGCTTGAAGCGCTCGAAGGAGCGGAGTTCTGGACCAGGGAGCTCACGCTCCAGGGGGGGTTCCAGGATCCTTCTCATGATGGACTGACGCTGGTAACATCCGACCACATTCCCTCCTCCTCTCCGTCTGCCCTGGCCAACGGCCTCCATCTTCAGAGGAGGCTGGGGCACAGCAGTTGCCGGCGGCGGCAGACAGAGACTCACACGACTGCTGAGACACATACGTTTGCAGAGACGTTTcgaaacatgcaaacacacatagaCCCAGATGTGCATGCACAGGCTTTTTCTCATGCAAATATGGAGAACTGTGGACTCACGGATGTGAACTCACACGCAGCTTCTGTAGGGCCAGAACTCTCCAAATCTCTTACACCAGAGGCCATACACTCACCGCAGCCCTTGTCTTTGGCGCTAGGCAATCATCCTGCCTCCACCAATCAGCTGGCAGCCCCGGTCCGAACTGCAGAGACAGACGTGCCCTCAACATTTTGTCCAGTCCCTGCTGGTCCAAACTCAAACACTGACTCCTCCCCACTTCCcatagagacagaaaaaaagtatgCACTCCGTAGCTCTGGACGTCCCCGCTTTCCCTGTCACCTGCGCAAATCCTCACGCCTCCGCAGAAGCATTGaggatgggggaaaaaaagcagggAGGGAaaagggaggagaggaggatgaggaagtATTAGAGGAAAAGATCTGGAGGGtaaaagaggaggaggtggcagTTGGTGATAAAGAAGAGCATTCATCTGTGGAGGCTGTTCTCCCTGCAGTTACCAGTCACACAGACACTGCTCTTGCTCTAACTGTACCTAAACCTGTTCCTAAAGCTATACCTAAACCTGGTCCCAGACTCGGCTATAGACCTGGACCTAAATCCAGGTCCAGGCCCTCAACGAAACCTGTTCATAAAGCAGGCCCTAAAAGTGTAATGAAACAGCGTCAGGCAGCCCAGGCTATCCACGATCACGCTACTCCTCATCTCTCATTTGGGAACACGCCCACAATCCCTGGATCTCTGCTAACGATGAAGGAGGAACCCGTTGCGGAGTTGAGGGTATGTCCTCCCAGTAATGGCAGACGTGGGCGTTTTGTTGGT GTGAGGAGGATTGTTGTCAAAGTGGCACGCATTCCAGTCAGCCTTAGCCGGCGACAGAAGAGCTACAAAATTTCTAATCTGGAAACGATCACGGGGACGGAAAAGAGTAATGATGGCAACGTGGAGGGCTCAGAGGCAGCCCGAGAGCCAACTGCGCTCCTCCGAATGAAAAACAACGGAAAGAGTGTGATGGTGATGTTCCCTCCCGGAGAGCTCCCTGTTATCCTCAAACGCAGGCGGGGACGACCGCCTAAACAGCCCCTGCCAGGAATACAGGGGGAGCCTCCAAATGCTGGGAACCCTGGTGGTAATGGAGACCAGTCCAAGAAGCCCCGAAGGCGGCGACGGACTAAACTCCCTTATCCTTATCCATCCTATGTTAATGACACGAATGATGTGAAAACCGAATATGGGGATGTTCTCTCCAAACTGGCCTTTTTAAACCGCCAGCCTCCTGCCACTGGCCGCTGCTCCCCCCCTCGTTGCTGGACACCTAGTGAGCCAGAAAGTTTTCATACCCCCTCAGAAAACCCTGGAATATCCACCCTGCTGCACCGGCTCACTGGGTTTAGACGCCCACGGGGTGGCAGAGGAGGAGGTGTTGgacggggaggaggaggagcagggggGATCGGAGGCAGAGAGTGTAATAAGAGCACCTTCAGTGACTTCTTTGAATCTATCGGAAAAAAGCGGAAACTGAGCCCCCTGTCTGAGCATGGATTACCTAGGAAAAGAGGGAAGGGTGTGGGTGGAGGTGGGGTGGGCAGAGGAGGCGGTGTAGTAGGAACAGTGCCTGGGGGTGAGAAAATAGTCAGGAGGAGACGTATGAAAAAAAATGGTGCATTCAAAGGGAGTGGGGTGTCCATGGGGCAAGACTGGCCCAATGGGGCAGGTGGCTGGGGTGAAGAGGGACCTATGGATAAACAGAAAGGCTTGGGTGGGTATCAGCTCTGTGGAACTCCAAGGGGGGGCTTCTCCTCCTGTGAGCTTGGACGGGGAGGTGCCTACAGCAGCCCAGGTGGGAGCAGAGGGGTTGGGCCAGCTGGGGAGGACTCACAAGGCCTCTTCGCTGGTTATTTCCGATCACTGCTCGACTCTGATGATTCCTCGGACCTGCTGGACATCTCCTCCGCACAGTCTGACCCCCGCAAAGCTTCATCTACCCCTGGATACGAGCCATCCAGCCCAGCTACCAGTCACAACTGGTCTACCGCATTCTCTAAGTGGAGCACTAAGGGTGCAAGTTCTGGGGCGGAGGGTTCAGGCCAGACACCTGGCTCCTCAAGCAGGCCTCCATATAGCTATGCCAGCCTTGCCCAAACATCCCCCACCACTTCTACCTATCCTAAATCCACTCCTCcatctctctcacactctcctAGCTCCCCCCATCCCGCCTCTTATGGCCACTACTCTTCTGGCTACTCCTGCTCCTCTCCTGTGGTGCCACAGAGATCCTCAgactgcagctggtctggtAACAACATTGGCAAGGCCAACCCTGTCGGTCCAATGGGTTATTCTAGCTATCAAGCCACAGCCAAGCGGGGCTACGGTGGATATCCAAGTGCAAGTCATTCCTCTGCAATGCGGGGGGACTCAACAGGGCCGACGTCACCTGGAGGAGGATACATGTCTGTGGCCAAAAGTAGCCCCTTCAGCTCCTTCTCCCTAGAGGGTTACAAACAATACAACCCCAATCAGTGGAACTTCAG acaaGGTTACAGTGGCTGGTCAACAGACAGCTTTGGACCTCAGTACCATGGCTATAGTGAATATGGATCCAATGAGTCCAAAGACATCTTGGATATCTCAAACTACACCCCCCAGAAGGCCAAGCGACAACCTTTCCCTGAAAGTTTGTCAGAATCTTCTTCTGACTCTTCACATCTTGGCTCCACAGCCACTAATAGTGGCCCTAGTTCCACATGTGGCACGTACAAACAGAATGAGGTTGTTTCTGTTAGTGGAGAAGGGggccagtcaagtctgtccagCCTGGAGAAGCTGATGATGGACTGGCATGAGAGTGCCTCGGGACCTTCTTATAACTGGAGCCAGAATGTCCTCTTCCAGGGCGGGGGGACCAACAAACCCGGCCGTGGTCGCAGGAAACGGACTGAGCCACATTTAGAAAAAGAAGGAGTTTCTGCTTTGCACTCTGATTCCCCATCCAGTCCCTCACCAACACCTGCTCCTGGACCTAAGCGCGGAGGGGTCGGAGGACGGGGCAGGGGGTCgagaggaggcagaggaggtCTGTCTCCCTGTCAGAGGGAGAGGCCAGCGGGATCCAAAGGGAGGGGCAAGGCTGCGTCTACGTCAGCGGTGGGACCAGCGGTGTCTGCTGTAGGTCCAGAGGGGTCCGGGCTGTTTCAGGAAGGGCTGGATTATTACAGTGGAGACAGTAGCAGCCTTTCTCCTTTGGCCACTCCTAATCCTGCGCCACCTTCCAGCTACCTCCAGGACCCCTGTGAGTACCCCTCCCCCTATTCTGCCCACCCCTCCACACCATCCTCTGAGGAGCGATATCCGGCCTTATACCCTGGAGAATCCTCCTCTTCCCTCTCACCCAGTGTTTCCTCTCCCCCTTATCCACCCAAGCCCACCCCTCCTCCACACCAGTCCTACCACCTTGTCCCCTCCAGGACCTTCTCCCCCTCTTGCTCCCCCTCACCACGGCTAACACCCCACTGCGGCACTGCACTCAGTCCCTCGCACCGCCCCCCTCTGAAAGACCCCCAGTTTTCGCAGTACGACTCGCCCAGCTACTGCAGCTCCCCCTACTGGTACGGACAGACATCGCACAGCGGCAGCCCAAGCCCACACGCTCACTCAAATACAGCTGTGCACGCACACAGCAACCCGCACGCAAGTCCACATGGGAGCACACCGGCTAATTCGCTCTCTAGCCCAAatgcaaacacgcacacacatctgACTCCAACTCCGCACGACGCACATCATCCCAGCACACAGCCCCACCTgagctcacacacaaacacgcatcCAACATCGCACCTACAGAGCAGCCCTCTCTCGCACTCCAACAATCAACCCCACCTCAATGCACACACCAACCTCAACACCCACCTCCCTTCGCATACACACTCCAACCCCAGCCCCGGCCTCCATTGCCATGCAACACCTATGCTTTATGAGGAGCGCAGCCCTCCCGCCGCCATTACCCCACACAAGCGGGATATGACCTCCCACGCCATGAGCACGGGCCATCGGCAGGGGCCCTTGCCTCACTCCCCGTACCCCAAACCTCCCCTGGACTCCTCGCCCCATCAGGAGGACACTAGTGGCTACTCTGTGCCCCAGCAATCCTACCAAGGCATGGGACACCGCTACCCCTCCCAGGCGGCTCAGGGTGGCGGGGTGCTGTGCCAGCTCCTGGACCCAGCCGGTGATGACAGCTTCAGCGTCACAAGCCTGTAA